A genome region from Triticum aestivum cultivar Chinese Spring chromosome 2B, IWGSC CS RefSeq v2.1, whole genome shotgun sequence includes the following:
- the LOC123044476 gene encoding uncharacterized protein: MASGSGKDRDDGKQEPARVHGQRDDASAASPTGPPSFGAAQAGSGVSSPPPHSPPPVDDQAGGGSRRAGESISSPPLPSAPPVEVQTGSQIFEAGRSSSAAARAGEQAGLPKAKKTILRKIISSGKNKFFCREGIGSSERPHAGSSERPHVNQQAIPYGQALNHYVGQILALYRDRIYAVNAIGLGDRYLEFRPVEEDGECFYRSFIFSYLEQVLDRKGRNEERRLLAAIQELAEESARLGWASEFSRSHDAFKELMKKVKRWKKKRRLIPLLTDRYKRKLLEFFSTYDQTEDIFVFLRLVAATWLCLHRADYTEDIPGLGENDSVANWCLQHVTPRRVVAGRVQM; encoded by the exons ATGGCATCCGGTTCAGGAAAAGACCGGGACGATGGCAAGCAAGAACCGGCCCGTGTGCACGGGCAACGCGACGACGCCAGCGCCGCCTCCCCCACTGGGCCGCCGAGCTTTGGGGCAGCGCAGGCGGGCTCCGGTGTCTCGTCGCCACCACCTCACTCTCCTCCGCCCGTCGATGACCAGGCCGGGGGCGGAAGCCGCAGAGCCGGCGAATCCATCTCCTCGCCACCACTTCCCTCTGCTCCGCCCGTGGAAGTGCAGACCGGGAGCCAAATCTTCGAAGCCGGGAGATCGAGCTCCGCCGCTGCGCGCGCCGGGGAGCAG GCTGGATTGCCGAAGGCCAAGAAGACGATCTTGAGAAAGATAATCAGCTCCGGCAAGAACAAG TTTTTTTGTAGAGAAGGAATCGGAAGCTCGGAGAGACCTCACGCCGGAAGCTCGGAGAGACCTCACGTGAATCAACAG GCAATTCCCTATGGGCAAGCCTTAAATCATTATGTTGGACAGATACTTGCACTTTATCGCGACAGAATATATGCTGTGAATGCAATCGGCCTTGGTGACCGCTATTTAGAATTTAGGCCAGTGGAAGAAGATGGGGAGTGTTTCTACAGGAGCTTCATATTTTCCTACCTT GAGCAAGTTCTTGATAGAAAAGGCAGAAATGAGGAACGCCGTCTCCTTGCAGCTATCCAGGAGTTGGCTGAGGAATCTGCACGTCTTGGATGGGCCTCTGAATTTTCTAGGAGCCACGAT GCATTTAAGGAGTTGATGAAGAAAGTAAAGAGATGGAAGAAAAAACGCAGATTGATCCCCCTATTAACTGACAG GTACAAGCGGAAACTTCTCGAGTTCTTCAGCACTTACGATCAAACAGAAGACA TTTTTGTTTTCCTCAGATTAGTAGCAGCTACCTGGTTGTGCTTGCACAGGGCGGACTATACAGAGGATATACCTGGACTTGGAGAAAATGACAGTGTGGCAAAT TGGTGCTTACAGCACGTTACTCCACGACGCGTGGTGGCGGGCCGTGTTCAGATGTGA